One part of the Mariniblastus fucicola genome encodes these proteins:
- a CDS encoding arylsulfatase, with protein MKTRSHFAARLLPLLLAITVFAVVEQARAESPESSRQSNPNIVLIMCDDMGFSDIGCYGGEVMTPNIDRLANEGMRFTQFYNNAKCTTTRASIVTGLYPRFGKTHLRRNMVTIGEVMSAAGYKTTLSGKWHLGDGKDTHPYYRGFQSFYGLLDGCCNFFNPRQPDPKYKGGRVRNFAINDTPLHEFPENYYTTDAFTDHAIKAIHNADDAKQPFFVHLTYTCPHYPLHAKPADIAKYRGKFKMGWGQMRKDRWKRQQAMGLVSDAWSLTESDSRSYSWESADQDFEDHRMAVYAAMIDSMDQNIGRVLKTLEETGHDKDTLVLFLSDNGGCAEEPGGRDPAKRNPGPKEDYVAVGPAWGWAQNAPFRRYKTWLHEGGVTTPMIAWWPDSIPANSINRDVAHIIDLMPTFVELAGTEYPQTFDGHEILPVEGISMLPLLQGKQREGHQQLAWYWSKNRAIRQGDWKLVWDKLNPDKKWELYNIANDRCEVKDLAKEHPDRVAAMAKDWFAWAEEMEVKVKPENSSKAD; from the coding sequence ATGAAAACACGTTCACATTTCGCAGCCAGACTCTTGCCGCTGTTGTTGGCCATCACGGTATTCGCGGTTGTGGAGCAAGCTCGCGCCGAATCGCCGGAGTCCTCAAGGCAGTCCAATCCGAACATCGTCCTGATCATGTGCGATGACATGGGCTTTTCCGATATCGGTTGCTACGGTGGAGAAGTCATGACGCCGAACATCGATCGACTGGCCAACGAAGGCATGCGCTTCACGCAGTTCTATAACAACGCCAAGTGCACGACGACTCGGGCCTCGATCGTGACCGGACTGTATCCGCGATTCGGCAAAACTCACTTGCGACGCAACATGGTGACGATCGGCGAGGTCATGTCAGCGGCCGGATACAAAACGACGCTCTCTGGGAAATGGCATCTCGGAGACGGCAAAGACACCCATCCTTACTATCGCGGATTTCAATCGTTTTACGGTTTGCTCGACGGGTGCTGTAACTTCTTCAACCCGCGTCAGCCCGATCCCAAATACAAGGGCGGCCGCGTTCGCAATTTTGCGATCAACGATACGCCGCTACACGAGTTCCCGGAGAACTACTACACGACCGACGCGTTCACGGATCACGCCATCAAAGCGATCCACAATGCGGACGACGCCAAGCAGCCTTTCTTCGTGCATTTGACTTACACCTGCCCGCACTACCCTTTGCACGCCAAGCCTGCAGACATTGCGAAGTACCGCGGTAAATTCAAAATGGGCTGGGGGCAAATGCGAAAGGATCGTTGGAAGCGACAACAAGCGATGGGGCTTGTGTCTGATGCGTGGAGCCTGACCGAAAGCGATTCGCGATCGTACTCCTGGGAGTCCGCTGATCAGGATTTCGAGGATCATCGCATGGCGGTTTACGCTGCCATGATTGATTCGATGGATCAAAATATCGGCCGTGTTCTGAAGACGCTGGAGGAGACCGGCCACGACAAAGACACGCTAGTTCTTTTCCTGTCAGACAACGGTGGATGTGCGGAAGAACCCGGCGGACGCGATCCGGCCAAACGCAATCCGGGTCCCAAGGAAGACTACGTAGCGGTCGGCCCGGCGTGGGGGTGGGCGCAGAATGCTCCGTTCAGGCGTTACAAAACGTGGCTGCATGAGGGCGGCGTGACGACGCCGATGATCGCCTGGTGGCCAGATTCGATTCCCGCGAACTCGATCAATCGCGATGTCGCTCACATCATTGACTTGATGCCCACGTTCGTGGAACTCGCGGGCACAGAGTATCCGCAAACATTTGACGGGCACGAGATTCTTCCCGTCGAAGGAATCAGTATGCTGCCGTTGCTACAGGGGAAACAACGCGAAGGACATCAGCAGCTGGCCTGGTATTGGTCCAAGAACCGCGCCATCCGGCAAGGGGATTGGAAACTGGTTTGGGACAAGCTCAATCCCGACAAAAAGTGGGAACTGTACAACATCGCGAACGATCGTTGCGAAGTGAAGGACTTGGCCAAAGAGCATCCAGATCGCGTCGCGGCAATGGCGAAAGACTGGTTTGCGTGGGCGGAGGAAATGGAAGTCAAAGTGAAACCTGAGAACTCCAGCAAAGCAGACTGA